A window of the Candidatus Nitrosotalea okcheonensis genome harbors these coding sequences:
- a CDS encoding cupredoxin domain-containing protein encodes MKRSSFIIPIIAVIIGIAFLTFFEVYRIANTSVDITHGSGSSTHPDCVSTKSCYYPNPLIISRGDTVTWTNKDSLRHTVTSGIPTGDVAGTIFDSKVIEPEQTFKFTFTNTGTYDYFCIIHPWIQGQIIVK; translated from the coding sequence ATGAAAAGATCATCTTTCATAATTCCAATAATTGCAGTTATAATCGGAATCGCATTTTTAACATTTTTTGAAGTATATCGTATTGCAAATACTTCAGTGGATATAACTCACGGCTCAGGATCTAGTACTCATCCCGATTGTGTAAGCACCAAGAGTTGTTACTATCCAAACCCGTTGATCATTTCAAGAGGTGATACTGTGACATGGACAAATAAGGACTCGCTAAGACATACAGTAACAAGTGGCATACCAACTGGAGATGTCGCAGGTACAATATTTGACAGTAAGGTCATAGAGCCAGAACAGACATTCAAATTCACTTTTACAAATACAGGAACATACGATTACTTTTGTATCATTCACCCATGGATACAGGGTCAGATAATTGTAAAATGA
- the purD gene encoding phosphoribosylamine--glycine ligase, translating to MVNILIVGSGGREHAIGWKLAQSSKVDNVYFAPGNGGTTNNVCISSDDIEGLAKFAKENDCITVVGPEIPLSNGIVDEFTKKGLGIFGPTKNAAQLESSKIWAKNFMQRNGILTARFEVFDDPNKAIDFAKSVDFRLVVKADGLAAGKGVIVCNSSSEAVDAINKMLVHKSFGNAGLKIILEERIDGVEASFIALSDGNIAYSMATSQDHKRIYDDDKGPNTGGMGTYSPTPVIDDFTANEIQKNVIEKTITSMKKEGIVFKGFLYAGIMLKDGKSYVLEFNARMGDPECQSIMMRMDSDLFEYVQASIDGTLSSLPQMSWKKQSAVCVILASKGYPESYPTGEEILGLDDLTPNSQVFHSGTRNENGRILTSGGRVLGVTAVGETLGDAIANAYLRVGKINWPSKYCRTDIGKKGLTWHK from the coding sequence TTGGTCAACATTTTGATTGTGGGCTCCGGTGGACGCGAGCATGCTATAGGTTGGAAGCTTGCGCAGAGTTCAAAAGTCGATAACGTTTACTTTGCACCTGGAAATGGAGGCACTACAAACAATGTATGTATTTCTTCTGATGATATTGAGGGTCTTGCCAAGTTTGCAAAAGAGAATGACTGCATAACAGTGGTGGGTCCTGAAATTCCGCTGTCAAATGGCATAGTCGATGAGTTTACAAAAAAAGGACTTGGAATATTTGGTCCTACGAAGAATGCAGCACAATTGGAATCCAGCAAGATCTGGGCAAAAAACTTCATGCAGAGAAATGGCATTCTTACCGCAAGATTTGAAGTCTTTGATGATCCGAATAAAGCAATAGATTTTGCAAAGTCTGTTGACTTTCGCTTGGTGGTAAAAGCCGATGGTCTTGCTGCTGGAAAAGGCGTGATTGTATGTAACAGTTCTTCTGAAGCAGTTGATGCAATAAACAAGATGCTTGTACACAAAAGTTTTGGTAATGCGGGCTTGAAAATTATCTTGGAGGAGAGGATAGATGGGGTTGAGGCCTCTTTTATTGCACTCTCTGATGGGAACATTGCATATTCTATGGCTACAAGTCAGGATCATAAGAGAATCTATGACGATGACAAGGGACCAAATACTGGTGGGATGGGGACATATTCTCCAACTCCTGTGATTGATGATTTCACTGCAAATGAAATTCAAAAAAATGTCATTGAAAAAACAATCACATCGATGAAAAAGGAAGGCATTGTGTTCAAGGGATTTTTGTATGCCGGAATAATGCTAAAAGATGGCAAGTCTTATGTCTTGGAGTTTAACGCAAGAATGGGCGATCCGGAATGCCAATCAATAATGATGCGCATGGACTCGGACCTGTTCGAATATGTGCAGGCAAGCATAGATGGTACTCTGTCTTCTTTACCTCAGATGTCATGGAAAAAACAGAGTGCAGTATGTGTTATACTTGCATCCAAAGGATATCCTGAATCGTATCCTACGGGTGAGGAAATATTGGGTCTTGACGATTTGACTCCTAACTCACAGGTCTTTCACTCTGGAACAAGAAATGAGAATGGAAGAATTTTGACAAGTGGTGGAAGAGTGCTTGGGGTGACTGCAGTTGGAGAGACATTGGGGGACGCAATCGCAAATGCGTACTTGCGGGTGGGGAAAATAAATTGGCCCTCAAAATACTGTAGAACGGATATTGGCAAAAAAGGTCTTACATGGCATAAATGA
- a CDS encoding metallophosphoesterase gives MVKTRIIPSQPALILEDIQRFLVVTDLHIGFEIGMISNDINVRPEEIVEEIHLTLNSLIKSEKLDNLIILGDIKSGIDSISKIEWQTVPMFFEIGKKINTLVVPGNHDGNLAHLIPDYITMTGPSGLVIGDTLLTHGHVMPSENFSHVDKIIMGHLHPVYFQEGSVLDGQRLWVSIKTRKQNIFPSSKGEIEIIIMPSFNKYFYATHKHYHKKSISPILARIKEDYSAKIVTLDGSIIGDESILKNIV, from the coding sequence ATGGTAAAGACAAGAATTATTCCTTCACAGCCAGCATTAATTTTAGAAGACATACAACGATTTCTTGTTGTTACCGACTTGCATATTGGATTTGAGATTGGCATGATCTCAAATGACATAAACGTTAGGCCAGAAGAAATTGTTGAAGAAATCCACCTAACTCTTAACTCCTTGATAAAATCTGAAAAACTTGACAATCTCATCATACTTGGCGATATCAAGTCAGGCATAGATTCCATCTCAAAGATAGAATGGCAGACAGTGCCAATGTTTTTTGAGATTGGAAAAAAAATCAACACGCTAGTGGTTCCAGGAAACCATGATGGAAACTTGGCTCATTTGATTCCAGATTATATTACCATGACCGGCCCATCAGGTCTAGTCATAGGAGATACCCTATTGACACACGGTCATGTGATGCCATCTGAAAATTTTTCGCATGTAGACAAAATAATCATGGGCCATCTTCATCCAGTGTATTTTCAAGAAGGTTCTGTACTAGATGGACAAAGATTATGGGTGTCAATCAAGACCAGAAAACAGAATATTTTTCCATCTAGTAAGGGTGAAATTGAGATAATAATAATGCCATCCTTTAACAAATATTTTTATGCAACACACAAGCACTATCATAAAAAATCAATCTCGCCTATACTTGCAAGAATAAAGGAAGACTATTCTGCAAAGATTGTAACACTTGACGGTTCAATAATTGGAGACGAGTCAATACTCAAAAACATAGTTTGA
- the carA gene encoding glutamine-hydrolyzing carbamoyl-phosphate synthase small subunit → MQRVSRIPTKKAKHANKFGMLILEDGTIFEGMGFGYPTVAFGEAVFNTGMTGYVEALTDPSYSGQILTLTYPLVGNYGVPDPTAKDPDGIRKNTESEAIQARGLVVHELSLTASHWNVAMTLDEWLYSEKIPGISGIDTRDLTMKLRTSGVMMAALAVSDTPIDVQEIKKKLESATKYNDEEFMNAVSIKEPQTFGSGSESIVVIDTGVKNSILRNVRSLGYNVIKVPWNYSLEKILSYNPKGIIFSNGPGDPIKCAETMTIAKQVIEKNIPTLGICLGAQILGLAGGASTYKLKYGHRGQNKSCINLDTNQVYVTSQNHGYCINPDSLENTDFKLWFTNADDKTVEGIKHKQKKIIAVQFHPEASPGPFDCMFIFEELNKLIGEDNAKR, encoded by the coding sequence ATGCAGAGGGTTTCAAGGATTCCAACAAAAAAAGCCAAACATGCAAACAAGTTTGGTATGTTGATTTTAGAAGATGGTACCATTTTTGAAGGAATGGGTTTTGGATATCCGACTGTGGCGTTTGGCGAGGCAGTATTTAATACAGGAATGACTGGATATGTTGAGGCGCTCACGGATCCGTCGTACAGTGGGCAGATTCTAACACTTACGTATCCTCTTGTTGGGAACTATGGTGTTCCTGATCCTACTGCAAAAGATCCTGATGGCATACGAAAAAACACAGAGTCTGAAGCAATACAGGCAAGAGGTCTTGTGGTTCACGAATTGTCTCTCACTGCAAGTCATTGGAATGTCGCAATGACTCTGGATGAGTGGCTTTATAGTGAAAAAATCCCTGGAATTTCAGGAATTGATACTAGGGATCTTACCATGAAACTTAGAACAAGTGGAGTGATGATGGCTGCACTTGCCGTATCTGATACTCCAATTGATGTGCAAGAAATTAAAAAGAAACTCGAGTCTGCTACAAAATATAATGACGAGGAATTTATGAATGCTGTATCTATAAAAGAACCTCAAACGTTTGGCTCTGGATCTGAATCAATCGTGGTGATTGATACTGGTGTAAAAAACTCCATATTGCGAAATGTCCGAAGTCTTGGCTATAATGTAATCAAAGTTCCTTGGAACTATTCACTTGAAAAGATTTTGTCATACAATCCAAAGGGAATAATATTTTCAAATGGACCTGGTGATCCAATCAAATGTGCTGAAACAATGACAATTGCAAAACAAGTAATTGAAAAAAATATTCCGACATTGGGAATTTGTCTTGGGGCACAAATCCTAGGGCTTGCAGGTGGTGCAAGTACGTACAAGCTAAAATATGGTCATCGAGGGCAAAACAAGTCTTGCATCAATCTTGACACTAACCAAGTCTATGTGACAAGTCAGAATCATGGATATTGTATTAATCCTGACTCGCTAGAAAATACTGATTTTAAATTGTGGTTTACAAATGCTGATGATAAAACAGTAGAGGGAATAAAACACAAGCAAAAGAAAATAATTGCTGTACAATTTCATCCGGAGGCATCACCTGGACCTTTTGATTGTATGTTTATTTTTGAAGAGCTCAATAAACTCATAGGGGAGGACAATGCCAAAAGATGA